The bacterium genomic interval AGTCTTAGTCCTCCCGCGACCGGAACGTCGTAATCGCGGCCGTCAGCATGACGACCAGAAACAGCAGGATGATCGCGACGTTGAGCCGGTAGGGATGCTGGACGAACGCCGAGGCGAGCGGTGAACCCGCATACACCATGCCGCGCAGGGCGTCGACCGCGTAGGTCAGGGGATCGATCCGCGTCAGCGCCGTCATCCACAACGGCAGTCCCCGCAGCGGGAAGAACGCTCCGGACAGCAGCCACAGCGGCAGCACCAGAAAGTTCATCACGACCTGGAAGCCTTCCATCGTCGCCATGCGCGAGGCGATGACGAGGCCGAAGCTCGTCAGCGACGCCGCGACCAGCAGCATGACGAACGCGACCCCGGCGACCTGCGCGAGCCCGAGGTGCACGCCGACGATCGGCGCCAGAATGAGCAGCAACACGCCCTGCAGCGTCGCCACCGTCGCTCCGCCGGCGACCTTGCCGGCGACGATGCTGACGCGCGCGACCGGCGCGACGAGGATCTCCTTCAGGAATCCGAACTCCCGGTCCCAGATGATCGAGATCGCGGAGAAGATGGCGGTAAACAGCACCGTCATCCCCAGCACGCCGGGGTACATGAACTCGAGGTAGCTGAAGCCGCGCGGCACGGCCGCCGGCCGAAACGTGGCGCCGAATCCGGTGC includes:
- a CDS encoding ABC transporter permease, which codes for MGRPPLTLGTPGRAGAVEPERWRHEVRAAYAIWLRELIRFVSERARILGALGQPLIYLAIMGTGFGATFRPAAVPRGFSYLEFMYPGVLGMTVLFTAIFSAISIIWDREFGFLKEILVAPVARVSIVAGKVAGGATVATLQGVLLLILAPIVGVHLGLAQVAGVAFVMLLVAASLTSFGLVIASRMATMEGFQVVMNFLVLPLWLLSGAFFPLRGLPLWMTALTRIDPLTYAVDALRGMVYAGSPLASAFVQHPYRLNVAIILLFLVVMLTAAITTFRSRED